From Felis catus isolate Fca126 chromosome B4, F.catus_Fca126_mat1.0, whole genome shotgun sequence:
ACACAAGTAGAAACCAAAAGAGAATGGGATGGCGATCCATATACCACAAAACAGACTTGCAGCCAAAAAtggtaacaaaaaaataaagtcattaaataatgtcaagaggatataacaaccccaaatatatatgcacccaacagcagagcacctaaatatattaagtaaatactaacagatttgaagggagaaatagatggTACAGTAATAGCAAGAGACTTCAGTATACCACTTTCAACAACGGATGGATCACCCAGatagaaaaatcaacaagaaaatgtTGGACTGCAGCCATTCTTCGGACTAagggacctaacagacatatacagaacgtTCCATCCAACACCagtagaatacatattcttctcaagtgcaaacataacattctccagaacagatcgtATGTTAGATCAAAAAAAAGtcttaggaaatttaaaaagactgaaatgttctccaaccacaatagtatgaaactagaaatcagtaatagaagaaaacctagaaaattcataaatatatgaaaattaacacATTCCTGAATAACCAATACATCAAAGCAGTCAagcaggaaatcaaaaaatatcttgaaacaaaagtaaaaacacaacataccaaaacctATGCAAGGCTACAAAAGTAATTCTAAAAGATAAGTTTCTGGTGGTACATtcttacattaagaaaaaagaaacatctcaaataaataacctcacTACacctcaagaaattagaaaaagaaaaacacactaaGCCCAGAGTTAGTGCAAAGAATGAAATAACAAgagtcaaaatgaaaataaatgaaacagagaccagaaaaacaatagaaaagatcaacaaaactctgctggtgttttgaaaagataaaattgccTTGCCTTTAGCAAGACAGAAAAAGGAGACTCAAATAAGTACATtacaaaatgaaagaggagacatcacaactggtactacagaaatacaaaggatagtaagagactactataaacaactatatgccaagaaactggataacctagaaaactgaaaacattcctagaaacatacagcctaccaagactaaatcagtaaataacagaaaatatgaacagaccaataacaagtAAGGATTTTTAATCAGAAATCCAAAACCTGCTAACAAAGAAAAGTCCATAACCAGATGATTTTAAAGGAGAATTCGACCAAAAATTCAAGAGGGAAAAACACTCCCAAATtcatttcatgaaaaagaaataaagaaaacaatcccattcacaatagcaccaaaaacaacaaaattggaATAAATTCAACCAAGAAGGTGAAATTTCTATACCCCAAACACTGCAACTTTgatgaaaaaaaactgaaaacgaAACATGAAAAGTCatcttgtgttcatggattgaaagagttaatattgttaaaatgtccacattttTTTACAACACtcccaaaaattaactcaaaataggttaaagatttaaatttaagacCTGATATAGTAAActtctataagaaaacatagggaggAAGTTCCCTGACattagtcttggcaatgattttttagatatgatacaaagagcacaagcaacaaaagcaaaaatcaacgaGTGGAACTGTATCAAACTAAATGGCTTTTGCacaagagaaacattaaaaaaaaatgaagacaacctatggaatggggaaaaatattcGCAAACCATATATGTGACAAGGAGTTcatactcaaaatatttaaggaactcctacaactcggtaacaaaaaaacaatccaattaaaaatgggcgaactaaatagacatttagGAACTAAATGACATTAgaggaactaaatagacatttttccaaagaagacaaaatggccaacagctttttctttcatttacaaaAGGTTTATTTAGTCACAAGTAGTTGACTGTCTCAATGTGACTCAAGACCACAAAGATACTACTTCTACTTTACTCCCTTCCATGCCCTAGGGCCCAGCCTGGCAGGAGTGATGCTTGGGGCCCATTCACAAGAAAGATGGTCAGCATCAgtaaacatcagggaaatgcaaatcaaaaccacaatcaaatatcacctcacaccttgtCATCAAGATGACAAGAGTTAACAaaaattggcaaggatgtggagaaaagggaacccttgtacactgttgatggaaaGGCAAATTGGTACagcactatagaaaacagtatggaggtcttTCAAACCATTAAAAACGAAACTAcgatatggtccagcaattccacttctagatatacatccaaaagtaatgaaaataggATACTGGAGAGATGGAAGCACTCCAATGTTTCATGCAACATTACTCAGAAAgatcaagatatggaaacacccTGTGTCCATTTATGACgtggtgtatatatgtgtgcatatgtatatatatgtacacacatacataaaaaatcttactcagccataagaaagaagtaaaacctgccatttgcaaccacatagATGGGCCTTGAGGGACAATGCCAAATGAGATAAGTcagacggagaaagacaaatatatgttaTCATTTCTCTGTGAAATTGAAAAAccccaaactcacagaaacaaagagtagattggtggttaccaaggGCTAGGGCGTAGGAGAGTTGGGGAGATGtggtttaagggtacaaacttgccaCCAGTAGATAAGTCCTGGACATCTAATGCATGGTATAGTGATTATagacaatactgtattataaccTTCAAAGGggtaagagactagatcttaactGTTCTcaccagaaaaaagaaataataattctgTGATGTAATACAAGTGCTACCTAACACAATGGTAGTAaccatattacaatatataaatgtatcaaatcaatatgtGGCACATGCCTAAACTAATGTCATGTtacatatgtcaattatatctcgataaaaatttattttttaaaaaagaaaagaactcccATCATTATGTCCTTACACTTACCATTTTATTGCACATCCTGATAGCCAGAATTAGAATAGCCATTAAGCAGCAGTAGTAGTCCCATGTGCCAGGCCATCCTGagcactttaaaatgttaatgtcaCCGTCTCtcaaggcaagggaaatgaaagcaaaaatgaactattgggacctcatcaagataaaaagcttctgcactgcaaaggaaacaatcaacaaaactaaaaggcaaccgacggaatgggacaAGACAtctgcaaatggcatatcagataaagggttagtatccaaaatctataaagaactcatcaaacttgacacccaaaaaacaagtactccagtgaagaaatgggaaacagacgtgaacagacatttttccaaagaagacatccagatgaccaacagacacatgaaaagatgctcaacatcacacatcatcaaggaaatacaaatcaaaaccacactgagataccacctcacaccagtcagagtggctaaaattaactcaggaaacaacagatgttggcgaggatgtggagaaaagggaaccctcttgcactgttggtgggaaggcaaactggtgcagccgctctggaaaagtgtggaggttccgcaaaaaattaaaaatagaactatcctatgacccagcaatagcactactaagaaggtatccaaaggatacaggagtgctgattcataggggcacatgtaccgcagtgtttatagcagtgctatcaacaatagccaaattatggaaagagtccagatgttcatcaactgatgaatggatagagaagatgtgatttatatatacaatggaatactacttggcaatgagaaagaatgaaatcttgccatttacaacaacgtggaaGGAACCAGAGggcaatatgctaagtgaaataagtcagagaaagacagataccatgttttcactcgtatgtggaacttgagaaacttaacagaaaaccatgggggaagggaaggggaaaaaatagtttcaaacagagaagaaggcaaaccataagagactcttaaatacagaaaacaaactgagggctgatgggaggGGGTgcgagggagaggggaaaatgggtgatggcatTGAGAaagacacttgttgagatgagcactgggtgtggcatgtgagcgatgaatcatgggactctacccccaaaaccaagagcacactgtatacactgtatgttagccattacttgacaataaattgtattaaaaaaaaaacactaaaaaatgtttcagtaaaaaaataaaaataaaaaatattattgtgaCAATAACTCTAGAAAGTAGGAACTATTATATTCATATCACATAGGAATAAACCAAGGCAAACaaatgttaagtaacttgtccaaagttaaaaaaccaatggggcgcctgggtggctcagtcgtttaagtgtctgactcttgatttcggctcaggtcatgatttcatggtttgtgggttcgagccccacattgggctctgtgctgacagctcaaagcctggagcccactttggattctgtgcccttctctttctgtccctccccctgctcatgctctgtctctctcaaaaataaataaacattaaaaaaaaaaaaaaaaaagtaagtggcACAGCAAAATTTTGCACTGTGGCAATTTGTTCCCTCCCAAATCCATGGTCATAACCACGACTACACTTTACTACCCATTAAAGTCTGAAGAAAGTATTATTCTGTACTTCATTTTCTGCCTACCTAAAGAGCTACCTTACTACATTCTCAACAAATGCATCAAATGCATGGTTAGACTCCATAGATATGTCCCTTGACAGTCTTCATGTacgtctttctttttaaacacctTCCGTCACCAGGATGTATGAGTAGTATTTCCTACAGTTGCTGGAGTTGCTAGAGGGAGCTTGCCCTCTAGTGGCCCCATGCTGATACGCAGCCAGAGGTAGCATTCACAGAAAGTGCTTCAGTGACATTCTTTCCCAGTATAGGTTCAGTGGCAGAACACatgtaagggaaaagaaaatattaaaaagcaagtaATCCACAATGGGTCTTAACGCAATATTATTgtgagttttttaatgtttatttactttgagtgagagagaaagagagagagagagcatgaggaggggcagagagagagggagagagagaatcccatgcaggacACAGAGCTCgacctcaccaactgtgagaccatgacctgagtcaaaatcaagagctggacactcaaccgactgagccccccaggcaccccccgcgTTACTGTGTTTTAATTGAGCTCATGACACTGTGCTTAGACTGAGTAGACCGATAAGGCAGAACAGGAGGGCACTGTGGACATTACGTTACTCCTGGCTCAGATGTAGCCAATTCAACTATACCAgagctttttcaaaaaaaacgAACTACCGCTCTACTTTGATATCTTTCAAAACGGGACTGAAAATGACAATAATGGCAAAATCTGAAATAAATGCCCAAAACAGTCACAAGCCTATATGTAAGTCCCCCAGGGTTAAGGGACCTGAAAATCAAGATAactctcatttttcctttctttctcaagaGAATATGTGTGTGATTGATGGGGAGCTCTTGAGTAGgagctgttgtttgttttttttcttcttttaagtagGCCTCACACCTAGcatcaacatggggcttgaactcaaaaccctgagatgaaatcaagagtcggacgttttaccaactgagccaccccattgCCCCAAGTGGGAGTTCTATAGTCACATACCGTATGTGTGTGTCATGCACAGTTAAGAGGCAATAACAGAAATGGTGTGTTTTTTTAAGCTACAAGATAACTAAAACATAACCAAAGTGCAATGTCATCTTAAGACAGTGACGGTCATCAAAATGAGACCGTAAATTACCAAGCGTATCTGCAGCTGTGCTTTATTTAcaataccatttttcttttcccaggtCACAGGGTTTATGCACCaaagtaaaatttttcttcatcactGCCTTTTTGATTCCCTAATAGTGATGGATTTTGGAGCACATAAATGAGATTTTCTGCAACTATGACAAGGCATACAAAGAACACTTACGTCATGTAGCTAGGAACAACCCTGAGAAtgagtaaaagaaggaaaatacccaACTTACTGATTTCTAATCCATCTTCACTGAAATCACCGTTAATTCGACAAGTATTTAATGAGCATCTACTATAACACAAAAGTATAGGGAAGTATGGTTTGTagataaaaatgaagacatgGTCCTTATGTTCAAAGAGCTTAAAAACTAATATTCTAACTAATATTACAAACTAATATTAATTAGCATAATTAATATTACAATGTAATGTTATTAGAGAATTTCAACAGCaacctaaacaaaacaaaggagatcATTTTTCAGACTGAAAGAATAGGTGACATTTCACGAAGTATTATTCGCGCCAGCTTTACGAAACGGGAAGGATTTCAATAGGCAGGAAGGTATTGTAGGCAGAGGGAATTTTAGCAAGCAGTCAATGCTCAGGGTGCTAATGGCATTTGAAGAATGACTAGTATCCTGGTTTCAGGAGCATATTTTGAGTGAAAGGGAAAACAAGGTTGAGGATGAAATGGTACTTTGGACTTTATGACCTAAGCAAAGGAAAATCATTAAAGACAATGAGTCAGGGAAGAAACGGCGTGGGCAGGGCTTGATTTAGGAAGGTGATTCCGGTGGCAACAGGGAAGGTGAATTGGagctagaggaaaagaaaagaaagccagaggcaGGCCAACTGCCTAGAAGGTTATCAGGATGAAGTGGAGTAATACAAGTTCACACTACAACTGTGAAGGCAGATTCTAATGTATAACTGAGGGGGttgagctaaaaacaaaacaaaacaaacaaaaaaaaacaaacaaaaagattgtCCACTTTCTTCCCCAAACAAAACCTGAGGTTTATGATACACTTCTATCAGTGACAGTGCCTCACAACCTCAGTAATGATAAGAAAGGCCGTGGGTGGGAAAGACATCTAGGCCCTACTCTAGGAGGTACATCAGAATCTCTACAGAGAGCAGTgtgttactttatttaaaaaagcaagcACACGTATCATTCTGATTCACCTTCTGTGAAAAGCACTGAATGAGAACTCCAAGATCCTTCTGGCTTCCAAAGTCTATAACTCTGTCTTTAGTTCCATGTCTTACAGATCCCCCTCATTGATGCTGATTATAGTTCTGGGACGTGAGTGGTGGCCTCGATCATGAAGATAATctgaagcaaaagaaatgaactgtaccagcaaataaataattaatatatacgATCTCTATAAAGAGTGGAGTGCTCTGTGGGTTTAGAACCATGAGTACCGAAGTCTAGCCTGAACTGCTGAATGAAACCCTATTTCTTGAAAAAGAGTAATAGATATAAAATGTCCATTTATTACCTACTGGCCCGTTTATATTGGGTCAGTTGAATTAAAAAGGCACTGAAATAGGCAAATTAAAGATAAAGGAGACACTacctttttccatatttttaattacCATTATTGCACCAATACAGCATAcgctttatatacatatatcttaaatttcattttcagtttttcagcaattcaaatacataatatattatcaTCTTGAGAATACAAAGAACACAACATGGAGGAAGATTGAGAAAATAGTTTCCCAGTAGTCAGTCACTAGTGATTCTATAGACTTTCCACTTAGTGTTTtctattggaattttaaaaagccctGCCATGGCTCTGTAAGAATAGAGCTGCCTGGAACAggaggcaatgagaaaaaaatggaccCAAAGTTAAAAAGAGTCAAGAAGGAAATCCAGGAGAGAGACTATATTTTGAAACTAAACACGAGCCTCCCAAAGTGTACACATCCAAAGAAGTGCTGAGGGAAGAAACGAGATCTTCCCATTTCACCCTCAAAATTGCCCATTAACAAACACAATTGATAGTGCCCATTCATTTGAGAAAGGGAACTGTCTTCACAGCACTGTAAAAGGAATGGTGGggtagagggaagggaaagtggtgGGAGAGCAACTTGCTTTTGAGATACCCTCTGTGATGGTTTAGCGAAGCGGTCACTCGGGCAGAACCCAGGACGGCTAGTGCCGTGGACTCTCCAGCTTCCTTCATAAGTGACAATGTATGTAATAGCAGCTTTCTATGAAAGGGCTAGATGCACTGAAAACGAAATGTTCACGCAAGGGGCCAGATACCCAGGCAGCAAGGCAATGTGGGTACTGAAAAAGAGTTACGTGCTTTTCAACCCGTCTGCTCTACAGATCAGGTTAAAAACTCGAAACCCTTCAACTCCAGGTCAAATAATGGGGCAAGTGCAAAGTAATGCCGCGCTTCAAATGCAGCCACCAGATGGAGCTGCAAGAAAGTCAACGCTTCTCTACAATAGGACTTGGAAAACACAGCCCCTTGAACCTCCTTCATCCAAGAGACACCCACTGATCAAAGATGTCGCACtattcaacaaataaaagaacagtgGAGGTGCCACCAACAAACCCTCTGAGCACAGGAGGAAACAATGTAAACACACGAGGGCGATGGAGCTGCCCCCCGCCCTGGATGTTCACTGGACAGGATAAGCCTGCAGGAGAGTCTACCTCAGAGACCCAGGAAACAGGTCTTTCTTCACACCTATCCCTGTCAAAACTCTGAATCTGTAAACACTGAGGTTGGCCAGTCCATTTGGAGGGTCGTAGGCTAGTGGGAAAGGAAATGTCAAGGTTTTTGTCTCCCCTGAAATTGCTAAATAGGGCTTCACAAAGAGGCACACAGCGTCATGAGATGATTCTGAAATAAGTTGAAGAATTGAAAAGAACAACTTTACAGATATTAGAATTCACTTCTCCCTCAAAGAGATCTGGCCTTTGGGGCCCTGCATAGTCAGCCACAAGTGTGAGAAGACCCACCACTCCCCTGCCTTAACAGTGAACAGGAGATGAGAGATTCTTCCTCGGCTGTACGCAAGTAACAACATAGGGGGGTGACGTGATCCAGCTTGAATGCAATGGAGGAGCTATGAAAAAGATTGTCCAGTAATTTTGGTTCTGGGAAGAGAAGGGGTTCCTAACTTCCCTCACAGATTGGTGCCctcaaggtcattttttttttcttcaagtctgTCCTTAATGCTATTCAGAACTGGACCCAGTTGGATGGCTGTGGTGCCTGGTTTGGAACAGAGCTGCAAGAcaggagaacagagagaaagccaAAGGAATTAGGACAGCTACTCCATTCTTCACTTAATAGTTTCCAAGAAAATCACTGCCCAGAATTTCTGAAACTATACCTCACAGAAATTCTACTTATCAAGGCTTGAAACATCCCAGTCAAACTTCACCCTACAGCTTTCTTATCCCACCATCCCCAGCACTAACTCTACTTCCTTACCTAAACTTCCTGCCTAAGACGTTTCATTGGACGGTAACATTCCCTGTACCCTGATTGACAGTATGCTGGTTTCACTGTGCTCATACCTGGAAGCAGTGCTAAAGTCTCCCCACAAGTCATTGCTTGCAGACACTGGAGCTGGTGCTGGTGCCGGGACAGGAGCAGGAGCATCCAAATCTAAAAGGATATCTGAATACAGGGCAGacggaagaaaaagaaaaggggaagcataataaaaatcttagaaataaaaacttacgCTTACACCAAAATCTATACACAAATGTTCCTTGCAGCTTTATCTGCAAGAGCCAAAAACTGGATATGAGCCAGATGTTCCCCCGTGGGTGACGACGGTTAAACGCgctatggtacatccataccatggaatactacccagcaagaaagagaaacaaactgcTGATGTacacaacttggatgaatctcaagggaattatgctgagtggaaaaaGCCAATTCCCAAAGGTTATGTACTGTATGTTTCCACTTATATAACATTCacgaaatgacaaaattataaagatgGCAAACAGATTAGTGATCGCCAAGGGTTAGAGGAGGCGTGGGGCAGGACTCGGGGGGAGGTGTGGGTATAAAAGGATGATGTGAGGGATCCTTGCACTGAGGGAGCTGTTCTGTATCCTGACCGTGGTAACAGATCCAGGCACCTAACATGATCAGAGTGCAGAGAactaaacacacatatacacacgaaTGAGAACACGTGTAGCTGGTGAAATCTACATAAGATCAGTAGATGGTATCAATGTGAATTTCCTGATTAAGCTGTTCCACTTAGGTTTTGCAAACAGTTACCATTTagggaaaatgggcaaagaggaCCCaggatttctttctgttattttttacaaCTGCACGTGAACCTACaatcatcttaaaataaaaagcttcattcaaaaaaattaaaaataaatcttagacATTATCCCCCCAGTGCCTTCTGGAGACACTTATGAAAAGAAGTAGGTTACAACCATTTTTATCtcaaaattccagaaagaaaaagtttACTCTTAGTAGTCAATTATACGAATAATCTCAGGAAAATTCCTTTTCACGTTCGAATGTtctcactcttttatttttttttaatgtttattttttgagagagcacacacatacatacgcatgtgagagaggggaaggggcagacagacagggctACAGAGGAtcaaggcaggctctgcactgacagcagagagcctgacacagggctcgaacacacgaactatgagatcacaacctgagccgatgtcaaacccaggcacccctaatattcTCATTCTTGAAATGGAAAGAactagatctatttttttttttgccattagatggtacagaaaactgaaaatgtatTCACGAACCCAGATGCTGTCTAACGGTCTCCCAGCTGCCCTAgcgaagaaacaggaaaaatgaaaacatcacgTTTACTGAGTGGCTGCTCTGCGCCACAGACAGTGCTAGGTGGCATCAGGCCACCTCACCTTCACAATCTGGGTGTAGTTTTAAGTCTCCATTATGTAGATAAGGATATTAagacagaaaatgtaaataatatcaCCAAGTACACTCAGATATAAAATAGCAgagctcagggtgcctgggtgactcagtcggttgagcgtccgacttcagctccggtcatgatctcacggtccgtgggttcgagccccgcgtcgggctctgtgtcagtccagagcctggaccctgctttggattctatgcctccctctctctctgcccctcccccacgcaggctctgtctctatcaaaaaatgaataaacgttaaaaaaaattttaaaaaaacaaaaaaagcagagctCTCACCAAAATCTGAGTGCATCTGACTCTCAGGCCTACTAGCATCTAACCGAGGTACAATGAAGGAAATAGTCTTTTTCTTAATAaccactcattttctttttttgggcgggcgggagaatctcaagcaggttccacacccagcttgaagcctgatgcggagctcaatctcacaactatgagatcaagagctgagctgaagtcaagagtcagatgcttaatcaacagagccacccaggtgcccaatatcCACTCATTTTCTGACAAAGAACCTACCAAATACCATGACTCTCGGTTCAATAGAAAAGCTTAAATTCCTTGCTAAAGGCTGTCAGAATCACCTTTCAGTACCAAGTGTCATTAATAGCAAAAACATCAATACTCTCCTTGGCAAACAGGGGTACGGTACCCAACTGAAACTTAAGATATGATGATTTCTtgatgtgtaagtgatgaatcactaaattctacccctgagaTCATCATTACACCACATGTTaaacttggatttaagtaaaatttaaaaattaaggggcgcctgggtggcgcagtcggttaagcgtccgacttcagccaggtcacgatctcgtggtccgtgagttcgagccccgcgtcaggctctgggctgatggctcagagcctggagcctgcttccgagtctgtgtctccctctctctctgctcctcccccattcatgctctgtctctctctgtcccaaaaataaataaacgttgaaaaaaaaaattaaaaaataaataaataaataaaaaaattaaaaaaaataaaataaaataaaatttaaaaattaaaaaaaaaaaaaaaaaaaagataagatgatTTCTCAAAGTTAAAAGTAACAGAGacggagcgcctggctggctcagagggtGCAATGTGcaactcttgttctcagggtcttgagttcaaagTAACAGAGAGATTTACCTGCATCACTACCTCCATGGTTAGATTTTGGAATGGGTGGTGGAGTGACATGATTGCTGATGGCAACTGAGGAGGATGGTGGGGGGATGGTGACTTTGCctccaggtgggggtgggagcaggcTCAGGCCCCCAGTTCCCGCAGCCTTGGGCTTGGAAGCACCACCTTTCTTAGTTGTAATgttctataaaaaagaaaacagagaagagaaagaaaaagtcacaagCTTATTATGGAAATTCAGGGAGCGGGAGGAAAGAAACCATACTCACCCCAATACTCAACTTGATGGTCTGTCCTTCCTTGAAGCCCAGATCCAACTTGGGACGAGTGTCCATTTCCTGAGATTCTCTGGAAATCTCAGATTCCTGCTTTACCCACCTTCAGTAAAAGAGTAAATTAGCTCAATTTGGGACTACCTGAAAGCAGAGCTGACACACAAATTTGAGTGTAACTAGCTTATGTGAAACAGGACTCCAGAAAGCAGAGTGAAGGAACATGAAaagtgaggaaggaaaagaagaaaagccaaaaCAGGGCAACAGGGTTCAATATCACCGAGGAGCCATTCAGAATGCATATTTAACTTGTCCCTCCAAAGGAGGGCATTTAGCCGCCAATTTCCACCCGCCACGGGTGAGGGCTGCCCCTGAGGGGACGTTAATTCCTCCGTCCTTCGGGCTGCATCCCTGTGCCAACTGAGTGCACTTTCACAATTTTAGAG
This genomic window contains:
- the NECAP1 gene encoding adaptin ear-binding coat-associated protein 1, with product MAAELEYESVLCVKPDVSVYRIPPRASNRGYRASDWKLDQPDWTGRLRITSKGKIAYIKLEDKVSGELFAQAPVEQYPGIAVETVTDSSRYFVIRIQDGTGRSAFIGIGFTDRGDAFDFNVSLQDHFKWVKQESEISRESQEMDTRPKLDLGFKEGQTIKLSIGNITTKKGGASKPKAAGTGGLSLLPPPPGGKVTIPPPSSSVAISNHVTPPPIPKSNHGGSDADILLDLDAPAPVPAPAPAPVSASNDLWGDFSTASSSVPNQAPQPSNWVQF